The nucleotide sequence TGATCACGCTGATGGGCAAGCTCAGCACCTGCATGATGGGCTTGATGCTGATGTTGACGAGCGACAGGATCAGGCCGAAGATGGCGATGCCCACCCAAGCGTCCGTGCCGCCGAGGATCTCCATGCCCGGAACGAGCCACACGGCCACGCCCACGGCGACGGCGGTGACGAGCCAGCGGATGATGAAGTTCATGGCGGGTCCTCTTTCTTGATGGTTGCATACGGATTGCACTATAGGCGCGAAAAACGAAGCCGCGCGAAACAGTGGGGAAACCGTTACGCGCGGCTTCTTGGGGACGTCCTCGACCGCCGCCCTGGATTCCCTGCGGGGTTAGAAGCGCAGGCTCAGGCAGCTCAAGCCCCCGTCGAGCTTGCGGTACTCGCTCGTGTCCACGGTGATGGTCTCGTAGCCGGCGTCTTGCACGGCCTTCAACACGGTGGGGTAGCCCTCGGGCACTATGACGGTGCCGTTAACCCAGATGCAGTTGGCGGCATAGGCCTCGTCCTCGGGGATCTCGATGCGGTGGTACTGCTCGAAGTCCGGCTTGGTCACGAACTCGCCGGACACCAGCATGTTGCCGTCCTCCAGGTAGTTCACGCCGGTCTTCAGGTGCAGCACGTGCTCCAGCGGCACCTCGGAGCCCTCGAGGCCCCAGCCCTCCAGGATCTCGAAGAACTGGCGTATGCCCTCCTCGTTCGTGCGGGCGGAGCGCCCCACGTAGAAGTGGTCGCCCACCATCATCACGTCGCCGCCGTCGAGCGTGCCGGGGCTTTCGATGTGCTTCACGCGGCTGTCGTCGAAGAACTGGCGCACGGCGGGCTCTATCTCGTCCTTCTCGCCGTTGCGGCTGGCCGCGCCTGGGTTCGTGATGATGGCGCCGCAGCGCGTGATGACGGCCGGGTCCTCCACGAAGCAGGAGTCGGGGAACTGCTCGAGCGCAGGCAGCACCGTCACTTCCACGCCGCAGTCCTTCAGGGCCGCGATGTAGTCGTCATGCTGCTTGCATGCCAGCTCGTAGTCCGGCTTGCCCAGCTCGGGTGCCGACGTGATGCCCTCCACCATGCTCTTGGCCGGGCGGCGGACGATAACGTTGGTGAACTTGGTCATGTGTGCTCCTTCAGTTGCGCGGTACGGGTACGCGTTTCGATGCGTATACTATAGTGTAGCTTTCCGCGATGACGATAGACGGGTTCGAAAATGACGAAACGGTTGCAAGACGCGCACGCCCTCCACGGTCCCGACCGCCCTCGGAAGGGCTCCGAGGGCGCCGGCGCAGGGACGCCCGTCTGCCCCCATGCCCAAACGTGCGGCGCCTGCCAGCACGTGAACGAGCCCTATGCGGCCCAGCTCGCGCGCAAGGATGCGCGCGTGGCCGAGCTGTTCGGCGGCTTCGAGGGCGCCGAGCTGCGGCCTATCTTGGGCATGGACGACCCGTTCCGCTACCGCAACAAGGTGGTCTCGCCGTATGCGCCGGGCAAGAAGCTGCCGGGTGCCGCGCCGGGTGGAAGGGCCGAGAAGGGCAAGGGCTCGCGCGGCGACCGTGCCCGCGAGGCGCGCGGCCGCCGCACGGCGGGCCGGGCGCGCCATGAGATACTCTGCGGCATGTACGCCGCCCACTCCCACCGCATCGTGCCGACCGATGGGTGCCTCGTGGAGAACGAGCAGGCCAAGCAGATTATCCTGGCCATCCGTTCCCTCATGCCCCGCTTCGGCATCGAGCCCTACCGCGAGGATGCGCACAGCGGCTTTCTGCGCCACGCCGTGGTGCGCGTGGGGCATACGAGCGGCGAGATGCTGGTGACGCTGGTGACGAACGGCCGGGAGTTCCCCGGCTCGCGCGCGTTCTGCCGCGAGCTGGTTAAGCGCTGCGCCGGCATCACCACCATCGTGCAGAACGTGAACGAGCGCCAGACGAACGTGATCCTGGGCGAGCGCGAGCAGGTGCTGTACGGGCCCGGGTTCATCCTGGACCAGCTGTGCGGCTTGAGCTTCCGTATCTCGTCGCAGTCGTTCTACCAGGTGAACGCCGTGCAGACCGAGGTGCTGTACCGGCAGGCCGTGGAGTTGGCGCACCTTGCCGGCGCCGAGCGCGTGGTGGACGCGTACTGCGGCACGGGCACCATCGGCCTCGTGGCCGCCAAGCACGGGGCGGCTCGGGTGGTGGGCGTGGACTCCGTGGCTTCGGCCATCCGCGACGCGCGCGAGAACGCGCGGCACAACGGCGTGGAGAACGCCCGGTTCGTCGTGGGCGACGCGGGCGCTTTCATGCGCGAAGCCGCCGCCGATGGCGAGCAAGTGGACGTGGTGCTCATGGATCCGCCGCGCGCGGGCTCGAGCGAGGAGTTCCTGGAATCGTTGGCTGGGTGCGCGCCCGCGCGCGTGGTGTACATCTCCTGCAACCCGGAGACGCAGGCGCGCGACGTGCGGCAGCTGGAGCGCCGCGGCTACCGCCTGCGCACGCTGCAGCCGGTGGACATGTTCCCCCACACGGACCACATCGAGACGATCGCGCTGCTGGAGCGCGAAGGAGGGCGATAGCATGGACGAGCAGGCGAAGGCGGGCGGTTGGGACGGGGCGTCCGCGGGCGCCGGGCGCGCAGGCGGGGAAAGGGCCGACGCCTACCGGTTCGCGCTCGACACGATCCTCGACGGCATGCGCGCCAACGTGTACGTCACCGACCCCGCCACCGACAAGATCCTCTACATGAACCGCTACATGAGGGAGGACTACGGGCTGGACCGGCCCGAGGGCACGCTGTGCTGGCAGACGCTGCAGCGCAACCTGGACCGCCGCTGCCCGTTCTGCCCGGTGGACAAGCTCGAGGCCGCCGAGCCTGGCCGTTTGGTGGAATGGGAGGAGACGAGCTCGAAAACCGGCCGCGTGTACCGCAACTGCGACAGCCTCATCCGCTGGTTCGACGGCTCGCTCGTGCACCTGCAGCAGTCCGTGGACATCACCGACGTGAAGACGGCCAGTATCGACGAGCTTACCGAGCTGCTCACGCGGCGCGTCGGCAAGGGCCGCCTGCAGGCGCGCATGGACCGCGAGCGCGACGAGGGCGACGTGTTCAGCGTGTGCCTGTTCGACATCAACCGTCTTAAGGAGATCAACGACCGGTTCGGACATGCCGAGGGCGACGTGGTGCTGCGGGCTGCGGCCGACGCGGCGCGCAGCCAGCTCTCGGGCGAAGAGTTCGCCTTCCGCCTCTCGGGCGACGAGTTCGTCTGCGTGGTGGAGGGCGATGCCGCCGAGGCGCGCGGCAAGATGGAGCGTGCCGACGACCTGCTCTCGGGCCGCGTGAAGGGCGATCTAAGGGAGACGGGCTTCTGCTTCGGCATCGTGGAGGTGCAGGGGAGCGACGTCGCCGAGGTCAACGAGGTGCTCACCATGGCCGACGAGCGCATGTACGAGCAGAAGCGCCGCCTGCACATCGGGCGCAGCGAGGCGCGTGCGCAGGAGGCGCTGGAGCGCAACAGCGTCCTGACCGACGAGGACGTGGGCGCGTTCGCGTTCGATGTGGACTTGCTGTACGACGCCCTGGTGGACAGCACCGACGACTACCTCTACGTATGCAACATGAAGACGGGCGTGTTCCGCTACCCGCAGGCCATGGTGGAGGAGTTCGGCCTGCCGGCGCAGGTGGTGGCCGATGCGGCGGCCGTATGGGGCTCGCACGTGCATCCCGATGACCGCCAGGCATTCCTCGAGTCCAACCAGGACATCGTCGACGGGCGCACGACGCGGCACTGCGTGGAGTACCGGGCCCTCAACCGTGCGGGCGAGTACGTGTGGCTGCGCTGCCGCGGCATGCTCATGCACGACGGCGACGGCGAGCCCAGCCTGTTCGCGGGCTTCATCACCAACCTGGAGAAGAAGAACAAGGTGGACCACCTCACCGGGCTGTTCAACAAATTCGAATTCGAGGACGTGGTGCGCCGCGCCTTGGAGGCGCGCCCTGACGAGCGGCTGGGCCTCATGGTGCTGGGGATCGACGATTTGCGCCACATCAACGACCGTTACGACCGCGGCTTCGGCGACGACGTCATCCGCATCATCGCGCATCGCATCCAGAGCGCGCTCGTAGGGCGTGCGTATGTGTACCGCTTGGACGGCGACGAGTTCGCGGTTGTGGCGCGCGGCGACGACGCCGCCACGCTGCCCGACGTGTACCAGGCGCTGCACCAGTCCTTCCGCCGCCAGCAGACGCACGAGGGCAAGAAGTTCTACTGCACGCTCTCGGCCGGCTGCGCCCAGTACCCGGCGGATGCGGAAACCTACGAGGACCTGGTGAAGTTCGCGAACTACGCGTTGGAGTACGCCAAGGCGCACGGCAAGAAGCGCCGCGTGCCGTTCTCGCCCAGCATCCTGGCGGAGCGCTCGCGCACGCTGGAGCTGGTGGAGCGCCTGCGCGACAGCATCGAGCACGATTTCGAGGGCTTCCGGCTGGTGTTCCAACCGCAGGTAAACGCCGCGGACGGGCGCGTGATCGGCGCCGAGGCGCTGGCACGCTGGAGTTGCGACGCCTGCGGGGAGGTGCCGCCGTTGGAGTTCATCCCGCTGCTGGAGGAGAGCGGCCTCATCGTGCCGTTCGGCGCCTGGGTGCTGCGCCGCGCCATGGAGACGGCCGCGCGGTGGCGCGCCTGGAACCCCGACTTCGTCATGAGCGTGAACCTGTCGTACCGCCAGCTCGACGAGGCCAAGCTCGTGCCGAGCATCGCCGAGGCGCTGGCGACCACGGGCCTGCCGCCGGCGAACCTGGTGGTGGAGATGACCGAGAGCTGCTTCGCCAGCAGCAGCGAGGCGGCTCAGAAGCTGTTCGCCGGCGTGCGGGCGCTGGGCGTGCGCATCGCCATGGACGACTTCGGCACGGGCTATGCGGCGCTGGGCATGCTGAAGCAGTCGCCGGCCGACATCGTGAAGATCGACCGCACGTTCGTGCGCGACATCCGCGACAGCACGTTCGACGCCACGTTCATCCGGTTCGTGGTGGAGCTGTGCCATGACGTGGGCATCCGCGTGTGCCTGGAGGGCGTGGAGGTGCCGGAGGAGTACGAGGCCGTGAGCGGCATGGGCCTGGACAGCATCCAGGGCTTCCTGTTCGGCCGTCCCTGCCCTCCGGACGAGTTCGAGCGGAAGTTCCTGGGGAAGGAGTAGGCTTCGGGCGCGCGAGGGCGCGGCAGACGCCGTTTTGCCGGCGGCGGCCTGCGGGCTCTTTCCCGCAGCAGCGACCGGGCGGGCGGATCGCGAAGATTCCGTGGCGGCGTCCTTCTTTCCGCGGCCGGCGTGGTACGATTTCCTAAAACCCAGCAAAACACTAGGAGATAGACATGGCAGACCATATTTCAGAGCTCATCGGCGAGACCCCGCTCGTGCTGCTGGACGCGCTCTCGCAGGAGACGGGCCTTCGCGTGCTCGCCAAGTACGAGGCGGCGAACCCCGGCGCGTCTATCAAGGACCGCGCGGCCCGCTCGATGATCGACCGCGCCGAGGAGCGGGGCGAGATCGCGCCGGGCCGCACGGTGCTCGTGGAGCCCACGAGCGGGAACACCGGCGTGGCCGTGGCCATGATCGGCGCCGCGCGCGGCTACGAGGTGGTCATCGCCATGCCCGAGTCCATGAGCCGCGAGCGGCGCGCGCTCATGGCGGCCTACGGGGCGCGGCTGGAGCTCACGCCGGCGGCGGCGGGCATGGCCGGCGCCGTGGCGCGCGCCGAGGAGATAGCGCGCGAGGTGCCGGGCGCATGGATCGTCGGCCAGTTCACGAACCCGGACAACCCCCGCGCCCACGAGGAGACCACCGGGCCCGAGATCGTGCGGCAGCTGGGCGGCTTCCCCGACTACGTGGTGGCCGGCGTGGGCACCGGCGGCACGCTGTCGGGCGTGGCGCACTACCTGCGCGCGCAGGGCGCTCCCACGAAGTTCTACGCCGTGGAGCCGGCGGAGAGCCCGCTCGTGTCGCAAGCGCTGGCCGGCGAGGAGCTGGCGCCCGCGTCCCACGGCATTCAGGGCATCGGCGCGAACTTCATCCCCGCCACGCTCGATTTGGACGCGTTGGACGGCGCGCTGGCAGTCTCGGTCGACGACGCGCTGGCCGCCGCGCGCGACCTGGCGTCCCGCGAGGGCCTGCTCGTGGGCATCTCGTCGGGCGCGAACGCCGCCGCCGTGCTGAGGCTCGCGGCCGAGCGCCCTGAGGCGCGCGGCGCGACCGTGGTCACGTTCGCGGTGGATACGGGCGAGCGCTACCTGTCCACCCCGCTGTTCGCGTAAGGAGCCCCCATGTCCGCGCCAACCGCCATCGACCGCATGCGGTCCACCCTTGCCGAGCGCGTCCTCGCCGGTCCGGACACGCCGGCGCTGCTCATGGTGTCGGGCGGGTCGGACTCCACGGCGCTCGCGTACCTGGCCGCCGAGTTGCACGAGGCCGGGGAGCTGGGACCGCTGGCCATGCTGCACGTGAACCACCGGCTGCGCGGCGAAGCCGCCGATGCCGACGCGCGCTTCGTGGCGCAGCTGGCCAAGCTGCTGGACATCCCTCTGTTCTCGTGCGAGATCGACATCGCGCGCGAGGCCGAGCTCACGGGCGAGAACGTGGAGGCCGTGGCACGCCGCGAGCGCTACTTGGCGGCGAACGAGGCGCTGGAGAGCCTGTGCCGCCATGCGGCCGCGCCGCTGGTCGACGGCCGCATCGTCACGGCCCATACGGCCGATGACCGGGTGGAGAGCTTCTACATGCGCTCCATCGTGGGCACGGGGCCGGGCGGCTTCCGCGCCATGCGGTACCGCAACGGGCCGGTCGTGCGCCCGCTGCTGGATGCGAGCCGGAACGATCTGCGAGCTTACCTGGTCGAACGGGAGCGGGCGGAAGAGCCGGTGGCCGTGGATGCGGAGGGGAGCCTCTGGCGCGAGGATGCCACGAACGCCCACACGGACCGGTTCCGCGCCTACGTGCGCCACGAGATCGTGCCCCGGGCCAAGGAGCGCAACCCGCAGCTGCTCGACGTTCTGTGCCGCAGCATGAACCTCATCGCCGACGAGGACGACATGCTGGAGGCGCAGGCCGAGGCGCTTGCGAACCGCCATGCGGCGTGGATCGAGCAGTCGGAGGCCCTGGGAATCGACCATGGCGCCGGCTGCGTGCTGGCCCCCGCGCTGGGCGCCGAGCCGCGCCCGCTGCAGCGCCGCGCCGTCCTGCGCGTGCTGGGCCTCGTGCTGGGCGCCGAGGCGCGCGTGGAGGCGGCGTCGGTCGAGGCCGTGCTGGCCGCCTACGACGGCGCCGGCGCTCCCCGCGGCGGCTACGTGGCGAACATCCAGGGAGACCTGGCCGTCAGCGCCAACAAGCGCGGCGTGCGCGTCGAGCCCATGGCCGCGTTCCGCGCACGCCGCAAGCGAGGGTGACGGAAAGACGGGTTCGCGCCCCTCTGCACCCGGCCTTGCGTTACAATACCGGGCATGGATAACGAACAGAACACCCACGAGGCGGCCGCGTGCGGCGCGGAGGCCGCCGCTTCCGGCGGGGAGCCCGTCCCCGACATCATCCTGGCCAGCGGCTCGCCGCGGCGCAAGCAGCTGTTGGAGGACGCCGGCATCGCGTTCTCCGTGCGCGTGTCCGAGGTCGACGAGACCTTGGAGCCCGACCTTTTGGCCGACCCGCCCGAGGCGGCGAAGAAGCTGGCCGAGCGCAAGGCCGGCGCCGTGGTGCAGGAGGTGCTGTCGGAGAACTACCTGGGCATGGCGGCCGTGCTGGGAGCCGACACCATGGTCGTGCTCGACGGCGAGATATTCGGAAAGCCCGTAAGCCTCTCGGATGCCAAGCGCATGCTGCGCCGCCTGTCCGGGCGCACCCACGAGGTGATCACGGCCGTGTCGCTGTGGATGGTGGCCGCTCCTGCGATCGAGGACATCTCCGTGGGCTTCCGCACGTTCGTCGACCGTTCCGCCGTCACGTTCCGCTGCCTCACCGACGAGGAGATCGCCGACTACCTGCGGAAGGGCGAGTCGTTCGACAAGGCGGGCGCCTACGCCGTGCAAGGGGAGGGGGCGAGCCTCGTAGAGCGCGTCGACGGCTCCTTGGACTCGGTTATCGGCCTGCCCGTCGGCCGCCTGCTGGACGAGTTCCCGGACCTGTTCGCCGCGCGCTGACGGCTGGCTGACGAAAACGAAACCCCTTGTTTTTTCAACCTATACGCCCTGTTCCCGCGGCGAAATGTAAAAATCGTGGCCCTTGGCCCGGCGTTACCGTCTCGTCTCCTTTTATGAAGAACGCAATGGTACACTAACCGAATCTCAAGGTAAGCGTGACGCCTCCGCTCACGTATCGCGCTTCGGCGCGGAGCGAGGAACGGCAGAGCGCGGATATGACGAAGAGGATGCGAGCTGTGCAGAACGACCTGGCCGAGGTGCTGTTCACCGAAGATGAGATCGCCGCGCGCGTGGCCGAGATCGGCCGCGCCATCACGCGCGATTACGCCTGCACCGCGGACGAGGGCGGCATCGTCCTCATCTCCGTGCTGCGCGGGGCGGCCATCTTCATGGCGGATTTGGCCCGCAAGATCGAGCTGCCGGTGGAGATGGACTACCTGGCCGTCTCGTCGTACGGCAACGGGGCGAAGAGCTCCGGCGTCGTGCGCATCCTGAAAGACCTCACGTCCGAGATCGAAGGGCGCCATGTGATCGTGGCCGAGGACATCCTCGACTCCGGCCTTACCTTGACGTACCTGCTTAAAAACCTGTCGTCGCGTCATCCGGCCTCCCTCGAGGTGGCCACGCTGCTGCGAAAGAAGACGCCCGCGCAGGCGAAGATCGACTGCAAATACCTCGGCTTCGAGTGCCCCGACGATTTCATCGTCGGCTACGGGCTGGACTTTGCGGAGCGCTACCGCAACCTGCCCTGCATCGGCATCTTGAAGCCGGAGATCTACCAATAACGACGTACCCGCGGCGGACGGGCGGCGCACCGACAGGTGGCGGCCGGTTCGCCAGGTAAGCGTGCGGCGGCGGCTCGAACGGGCGGCGGACGGGAAGTCCGCACCGGGTGTCGCGGCCGACCGTTCGGGAAGGAAAGTCAGGCTCCATGGCACAGGATAACAAGAACAGCAACAAGAAGTCGCAATTCCAGCAGCCAAGTCCGCGGACGACCATCATATCGGTCGTCCTGTTCCTGATCGTGGCCTTCTTCGTGGGCCAGCAGTTCATGAACATGTCCAGCACCACGCAGACCGACAGCCTCATCACGTCGGAATTCGTGCAGGCCGTGGAGCAGGACCGCGTGACGAAGGTGGTGTACGACGCCGGCGGCCACACCGTTTCCGGCTCGTACTACCCGGCCGTCACGGCCGGCTCGACGGCGGCCAACGCGTTCAACGACGCGTTCCAAGCGCTCAACGCGCGCATGGCCACGCTCAAGAACCCCGACACCGGCAAGGCGCTGGGCGGCGTGGGCACCACCGACGTCAACGCGGCCACGCTGGGCGACGAACACAACTTCACGTCCACCTACGTGGGCCAGGACTCGCTCGGCGAGCTCATGGCCGCGCACCCGAACATCCCCTACCAGGTGAACCTGCCGTCCGGCTTCATGGACCTGCTCATCACGCTGCTGCCCATCATCGCCATCGGCGCGCTGCTGTTCTTCTTCTTCAACTCCATGCAGAAGGCGAACAACTCGCAGATGTCGTTCGGCAAGGCCAAGACGAAGAAGTCCATCGAGGAGCGTCCCGACGTGAAGTTCTCCGACGTGGCCGGTGTGGACGAGGCCGTGGAGGAGATGCAGGAGATCAAGGACTTCCTGGCGAACCCAGCGAAGTATCAGTCCATGGGCGCGAAGATCCCGTGCGGCTGCCTGCTGGTGGGCCCTCCGGGCACCGGCAAGACGCTGCTCGCGCGCGCCGTCGCCGGCGAGGCGGGCGTGCCGTTCTTCAGCATCTCGGGCTCCGACTTCGTGGAGATGTTCGTGGGCGTGGGCGCGTCCCGCGTGCGCGACCTGTTCCAGCAGGCCAAGGACGCGAGCCCGGCCATCATCTTCATCGACGAGATCGACGCGGTGGGCCGCCAGCGCGGCACGGGCCTCGGCGGCGGGCACGACGAGCGCGAGCAGACGCTGAACCAGCTGCTCGTGGAGATGGACGGCTTCGAGAGCAACGATTCGGTCGTGCTCATCGCCGCCACGAACCGCGCCGACGTGCTGGATCCCGCCCTGCTGCGTCCCGGCCGCTTCGACCGCCAGATCGTGGTGGACGCGCCCGACGTGAAGGGCCGCGAGAAGATCTTGCAGGTGCACTCGAAGGACAAGCCCATCGGCAGCGACGTGGACCTGGCGAAGGTGGCCAAGCTCACGCCGGGCTTCACGGGCGCCGACCTGGCGAACCTCATGAACGAGTCGGCGCTGCTCACGGCGCGCCGCGGCAAGAAGATCATCACGCAGCGCGAGGTGAGCGAGTCCATGGAACGCGTCATTGCCGGCCCGGAGCGCAAGGGCCGCGTGCTCGACGAGCAGACGAAGCACACCATCGCCTACCACGAGAGCGGCCACGCCCTGGTGGGGCACCTGCTGCCGCATGCCGACCCGGTGCACAAGATCAGCATCATCTCGCGCGGCCGGGCGCTCGGCTACACGCTGTCCATCCCCAAGGAGGACAAGGTGCTCAACTCGCTCGGCGAGATGCGCGACGAGCTGGCCGTGTTCATGGGCGGCCGCGTGGCGGAGGAGATCTTCTGCGACGACATCACCACGGGTGCCAGCAACGACCTCGAGCGCGCCACGAAGATGGCCCGCGCCATCGTCACCCAGTACGGCATGAGCGCCGAGCTGGGCACGCAGGTGTTCGGCCAGCCGAACCACGAGGTGTTCCTGGGCCGCGACTACGGCAACACGCAGGACTACTCGGAGGAGACGGCCAAGCGCATCGACGACGAGGTGGCCCGTATCATGAAGGACGCGCACGACCGCGCCTACGAGATCCTCGTGAGCCATCGCGAGCAGATGGACCTCATGGCCAGCGTGCTCTTGGAGCGCGAGACGGTGGAGGGCGAGGCGTGCCTGGCGCTGCTCGACAACACGTGGGACGACTACCTGAAGCACGAGGGAGAGATCAACGCCCGCAAGGAGGCCGAGGAGCAGGCGGCGCGCGAGCGCGATGCCAAGCTGGCCGACCCGAACTGGAAAGAGGAGCCGGTGGAGCCGGGCGACCAGGATCCGAACCCGCCGTTCCGCGAGCCCTCGGACGAGGATGATGGGGCTGCAGCCGGCGCGCAGGCATCGGGCACAACGGCCCCTGCTGCGCCCGCCGACGGCTCTAAGAGCTTCCTCGACGAGATGGAGAAGGGCTT is from Gordonibacter urolithinfaciens and encodes:
- the rlmD gene encoding 23S rRNA (uracil(1939)-C(5))-methyltransferase RlmD; its protein translation is MTKRLQDAHALHGPDRPRKGSEGAGAGTPVCPHAQTCGACQHVNEPYAAQLARKDARVAELFGGFEGAELRPILGMDDPFRYRNKVVSPYAPGKKLPGAAPGGRAEKGKGSRGDRAREARGRRTAGRARHEILCGMYAAHSHRIVPTDGCLVENEQAKQIILAIRSLMPRFGIEPYREDAHSGFLRHAVVRVGHTSGEMLVTLVTNGREFPGSRAFCRELVKRCAGITTIVQNVNERQTNVILGEREQVLYGPGFILDQLCGLSFRISSQSFYQVNAVQTEVLYRQAVELAHLAGAERVVDAYCGTGTIGLVAAKHGAARVVGVDSVASAIRDARENARHNGVENARFVVGDAGAFMREAAADGEQVDVVLMDPPRAGSSEEFLESLAGCAPARVVYISCNPETQARDVRQLERRGYRLRTLQPVDMFPHTDHIETIALLEREGGR
- a CDS encoding phage holin family protein; amino-acid sequence: MNFIIRWLVTAVAVGVAVWLVPGMEILGGTDAWVGIAIFGLILSLVNISIKPIMQVLSLPISVITLGIFYLVVNTLMLYIAAWLANGIFQVGLVIDSFGSAFVASIVISIVSALVNALVGKD
- a CDS encoding putative bifunctional diguanylate cyclase/phosphodiesterase is translated as MDEQAKAGGWDGASAGAGRAGGERADAYRFALDTILDGMRANVYVTDPATDKILYMNRYMREDYGLDRPEGTLCWQTLQRNLDRRCPFCPVDKLEAAEPGRLVEWEETSSKTGRVYRNCDSLIRWFDGSLVHLQQSVDITDVKTASIDELTELLTRRVGKGRLQARMDRERDEGDVFSVCLFDINRLKEINDRFGHAEGDVVLRAAADAARSQLSGEEFAFRLSGDEFVCVVEGDAAEARGKMERADDLLSGRVKGDLRETGFCFGIVEVQGSDVAEVNEVLTMADERMYEQKRRLHIGRSEARAQEALERNSVLTDEDVGAFAFDVDLLYDALVDSTDDYLYVCNMKTGVFRYPQAMVEEFGLPAQVVADAAAVWGSHVHPDDRQAFLESNQDIVDGRTTRHCVEYRALNRAGEYVWLRCRGMLMHDGDGEPSLFAGFITNLEKKNKVDHLTGLFNKFEFEDVVRRALEARPDERLGLMVLGIDDLRHINDRYDRGFGDDVIRIIAHRIQSALVGRAYVYRLDGDEFAVVARGDDAATLPDVYQALHQSFRRQQTHEGKKFYCTLSAGCAQYPADAETYEDLVKFANYALEYAKAHGKKRRVPFSPSILAERSRTLELVERLRDSIEHDFEGFRLVFQPQVNAADGRVIGAEALARWSCDACGEVPPLEFIPLLEESGLIVPFGAWVLRRAMETAARWRAWNPDFVMSVNLSYRQLDEAKLVPSIAEALATTGLPPANLVVEMTESCFASSSEAAQKLFAGVRALGVRIAMDDFGTGYAALGMLKQSPADIVKIDRTFVRDIRDSTFDATFIRFVVELCHDVGIRVCLEGVEVPEEYEAVSGMGLDSIQGFLFGRPCPPDEFERKFLGKE
- a CDS encoding dimethylarginine dimethylaminohydrolase family protein, giving the protein MTKFTNVIVRRPAKSMVEGITSAPELGKPDYELACKQHDDYIAALKDCGVEVTVLPALEQFPDSCFVEDPAVITRCGAIITNPGAASRNGEKDEIEPAVRQFFDDSRVKHIESPGTLDGGDVMMVGDHFYVGRSARTNEEGIRQFFEILEGWGLEGSEVPLEHVLHLKTGVNYLEDGNMLVSGEFVTKPDFEQYHRIEIPEDEAYAANCIWVNGTVIVPEGYPTVLKAVQDAGYETITVDTSEYRKLDGGLSCLSLRF
- the cysK gene encoding cysteine synthase A, which encodes MADHISELIGETPLVLLDALSQETGLRVLAKYEAANPGASIKDRAARSMIDRAEERGEIAPGRTVLVEPTSGNTGVAVAMIGAARGYEVVIAMPESMSRERRALMAAYGARLELTPAAAGMAGAVARAEEIAREVPGAWIVGQFTNPDNPRAHEETTGPEIVRQLGGFPDYVVAGVGTGGTLSGVAHYLRAQGAPTKFYAVEPAESPLVSQALAGEELAPASHGIQGIGANFIPATLDLDALDGALAVSVDDALAAARDLASREGLLVGISSGANAAAVLRLAAERPEARGATVVTFAVDTGERYLSTPLFA
- the ftsH gene encoding ATP-dependent zinc metalloprotease FtsH, whose protein sequence is MAQDNKNSNKKSQFQQPSPRTTIISVVLFLIVAFFVGQQFMNMSSTTQTDSLITSEFVQAVEQDRVTKVVYDAGGHTVSGSYYPAVTAGSTAANAFNDAFQALNARMATLKNPDTGKALGGVGTTDVNAATLGDEHNFTSTYVGQDSLGELMAAHPNIPYQVNLPSGFMDLLITLLPIIAIGALLFFFFNSMQKANNSQMSFGKAKTKKSIEERPDVKFSDVAGVDEAVEEMQEIKDFLANPAKYQSMGAKIPCGCLLVGPPGTGKTLLARAVAGEAGVPFFSISGSDFVEMFVGVGASRVRDLFQQAKDASPAIIFIDEIDAVGRQRGTGLGGGHDEREQTLNQLLVEMDGFESNDSVVLIAATNRADVLDPALLRPGRFDRQIVVDAPDVKGREKILQVHSKDKPIGSDVDLAKVAKLTPGFTGADLANLMNESALLTARRGKKIITQREVSESMERVIAGPERKGRVLDEQTKHTIAYHESGHALVGHLLPHADPVHKISIISRGRALGYTLSIPKEDKVLNSLGEMRDELAVFMGGRVAEEIFCDDITTGASNDLERATKMARAIVTQYGMSAELGTQVFGQPNHEVFLGRDYGNTQDYSEETAKRIDDEVARIMKDAHDRAYEILVSHREQMDLMASVLLERETVEGEACLALLDNTWDDYLKHEGEINARKEAEEQAARERDAKLADPNWKEEPVEPGDQDPNPPFREPSDEDDGAAAGAQASGTTAPAAPADGSKSFLDEMEKGFREMMGDGKGAPQDGKPADRTDDEKGDGERK
- the tilS gene encoding tRNA lysidine(34) synthetase TilS, encoding MSAPTAIDRMRSTLAERVLAGPDTPALLMVSGGSDSTALAYLAAELHEAGELGPLAMLHVNHRLRGEAADADARFVAQLAKLLDIPLFSCEIDIAREAELTGENVEAVARRERYLAANEALESLCRHAAAPLVDGRIVTAHTADDRVESFYMRSIVGTGPGGFRAMRYRNGPVVRPLLDASRNDLRAYLVERERAEEPVAVDAEGSLWREDATNAHTDRFRAYVRHEIVPRAKERNPQLLDVLCRSMNLIADEDDMLEAQAEALANRHAAWIEQSEALGIDHGAGCVLAPALGAEPRPLQRRAVLRVLGLVLGAEARVEAASVEAVLAAYDGAGAPRGGYVANIQGDLAVSANKRGVRVEPMAAFRARRKRG
- a CDS encoding Maf family protein translates to MDNEQNTHEAAACGAEAAASGGEPVPDIILASGSPRRKQLLEDAGIAFSVRVSEVDETLEPDLLADPPEAAKKLAERKAGAVVQEVLSENYLGMAAVLGADTMVVLDGEIFGKPVSLSDAKRMLRRLSGRTHEVITAVSLWMVAAPAIEDISVGFRTFVDRSAVTFRCLTDEEIADYLRKGESFDKAGAYAVQGEGASLVERVDGSLDSVIGLPVGRLLDEFPDLFAAR